One genomic segment of Rivularia sp. PCC 7116 includes these proteins:
- a CDS encoding PPC domain-containing DNA-binding protein has protein sequence MKVIPIRLKPNADLRKSLINFAVEQKVQAGFVLTAIGSLKQAAIRFANQDNSKVLNEKFEILSLNGTLAATGIHVHISIADSNGKVIGGHLSDGCIVYTTAEIVIGIAENFSFYRSFDEETGFNELEVVTVV, from the coding sequence ATGAAGGTTATCCCTATTCGGCTTAAGCCTAATGCAGATTTGAGAAAAAGTTTAATAAATTTTGCGGTTGAACAAAAAGTTCAGGCAGGATTTGTGCTGACTGCTATTGGTAGTTTAAAGCAGGCTGCAATTCGCTTCGCAAATCAAGACAATAGTAAGGTATTGAACGAAAAATTTGAAATACTTTCTCTTAACGGCACTTTAGCAGCTACCGGAATACACGTACATATATCCATTGCTGACAGTAATGGTAAAGTAATTGGTGGACACTTAAGCGATGGTTGCATTGTTTACACTACAGCCGAAATCGTTATCGGAATAGCAGAAAATTTCAGTTTTTACAGAAGCTTTGACGAAGAAACAGGTTTTAACGAGCTTGAAGTTGTAACG
- a CDS encoding dynamin-like GTPase family protein, whose translation MAELLPQCQNLKEQVDSLKQIVQQEPSLASCNLTQIQTSMRKAISPKFEIVFAGAFSAGKSMLINALLGRELLYSAEGHATGTECKIEYAHPENEKVVLTFLSEAEVREQVFSLCEQLGLHKVENINREDAIELLTQGSEAIIVSEGGESKSERAKQAKALIVLLSGYVANRQHIHTIDNVTYSMEEFNFDNLKEAAGYARRGSNSAVLKRIEYYCNHPLLQDGNVIIDTPGIDAPVEKDAQLTYEKIQHPDVSAVVCVLKPASMGDMTKAETQLLEVIKNNPGVRDRVFYVFNRIDESWYNNDLQQRLDNLIATQFQNGSRVFKTSGLLGFYGSQIKQTSLKDRFGLDSIFATKVDDRQQTTPQFVYEFIRYCTASGKLPADKFRISVNNFESQNQNYVRILSEQGNLLVNQLIQDSGVEEFKAAITRYLTTEKRPELFKHLADDLKAICIQIKKHYQGVRRELDSQPQEIEAMKAQELQRLNQQLQQVGNDFRHHIAAEVNQVVTNACDKFEADFNQLRARMIHRLDELLDTFSVGDTYKRATLNHPRNATAPLIAILVEALYYLANQLEDILVESSIKIVTNYFQRLNDKIRKAEYHKQLYRLLGNDGGLEKGLEKLEKQISLALQNAARVECDRFVRESPRFYDEGTFSIYQFRQTLQQTSETFDCESMVEAEPAIKQLLKLDFEPKVSKTIRITFRQTINQSFKTLLLPMADIKSDEILQQYPKARIYLGKTLAKEAEEKVYQNKRLSDAIDKKIANFNQSVSSINGCLSAMQLYDYLLPVIDSTEAEIVDSVSFANIEDAKAVEA comes from the coding sequence ATGGCAGAACTGCTGCCTCAATGTCAAAATTTAAAGGAACAAGTAGACTCTCTAAAGCAAATTGTGCAGCAAGAACCTTCTTTGGCTTCTTGTAATCTTACCCAAATTCAAACTTCGATGAGAAAAGCAATCTCTCCCAAGTTTGAAATTGTATTTGCGGGTGCTTTTAGTGCGGGTAAATCGATGCTAATCAATGCGCTTTTAGGACGAGAATTGCTTTATAGTGCAGAAGGACATGCTACGGGTACAGAATGCAAGATAGAGTATGCACATCCGGAGAATGAAAAAGTTGTTCTGACATTTTTGAGCGAAGCAGAAGTTAGAGAACAAGTATTTTCTTTATGCGAGCAGTTGGGATTGCATAAAGTTGAAAATATTAATCGAGAAGATGCAATAGAATTACTCACTCAAGGAAGCGAAGCGATTATTGTTTCTGAGGGTGGTGAAAGTAAGTCAGAGCGTGCAAAGCAAGCCAAGGCACTAATTGTATTGCTGTCTGGGTATGTAGCAAATCGTCAGCATATTCACACGATAGATAATGTTACTTACTCGATGGAAGAGTTTAATTTTGATAATCTTAAAGAAGCGGCGGGATATGCGCGTCGGGGAAGTAATAGCGCGGTTTTAAAACGGATTGAATATTATTGCAACCATCCTCTATTGCAGGATGGAAACGTTATTATTGACACCCCTGGTATAGATGCGCCCGTAGAAAAAGATGCACAATTGACTTATGAAAAAATCCAACATCCCGATGTTTCTGCGGTGGTATGTGTTTTAAAACCTGCCTCGATGGGTGATATGACAAAGGCAGAAACTCAGCTATTAGAAGTAATAAAGAATAATCCAGGAGTTAGGGATAGGGTTTTTTATGTTTTTAATCGTATTGATGAAAGCTGGTACAATAACGATTTGCAACAAAGACTCGATAATTTGATCGCTACTCAGTTTCAAAATGGTAGCAGAGTTTTTAAAACTAGTGGATTGTTAGGATTTTATGGCAGTCAGATAAAACAAACAAGTCTGAAAGATAGATTTGGTTTGGATAGTATTTTTGCTACTAAAGTTGATGATAGACAACAAACAACACCGCAATTTGTTTACGAATTTATCCGTTACTGTACTGCTTCGGGTAAGCTACCTGCCGACAAGTTTAGAATTTCTGTAAATAATTTTGAAAGTCAGAATCAAAATTATGTCAGAATTTTATCAGAACAAGGAAATTTATTAGTTAATCAACTGATTCAAGATAGCGGTGTTGAAGAATTCAAAGCAGCGATTACTCGCTATCTGACTACAGAAAAACGTCCAGAGTTATTTAAGCATTTAGCTGATGATTTAAAAGCAATTTGTATTCAAATCAAGAAACACTACCAAGGTGTTAGGCGTGAATTAGACAGCCAACCGCAAGAAATTGAGGCTATGAAAGCTCAGGAATTGCAAAGGCTTAATCAGCAATTGCAACAGGTAGGAAATGATTTTCGCCATCACATCGCAGCAGAGGTTAATCAAGTGGTGACGAATGCCTGCGATAAATTTGAGGCTGATTTTAATCAATTACGTGCCAGAATGATTCACCGTTTAGATGAGTTATTAGATACATTTTCTGTGGGCGATACTTATAAACGCGCGACTTTGAATCACCCCCGCAATGCAACAGCACCTTTAATTGCAATTTTAGTAGAGGCACTTTATTATCTTGCGAATCAATTGGAAGATATTTTAGTAGAATCTTCCATTAAAATTGTTACCAATTATTTTCAAAGGTTGAATGACAAAATTCGTAAGGCTGAATATCATAAGCAATTATACCGTTTGCTAGGTAATGATGGAGGCTTGGAAAAAGGATTAGAGAAATTAGAAAAACAGATTTCTTTAGCTTTACAAAATGCAGCGCGAGTAGAATGCGACAGATTTGTGAGAGAAAGTCCTAGATTTTATGATGAAGGTACTTTTTCAATTTATCAGTTTCGTCAGACTTTGCAGCAAACTTCTGAAACTTTTGATTGTGAAAGCATGGTAGAAGCTGAGCCTGCAATTAAACAATTGCTAAAGTTGGATTTTGAGCCAAAAGTTAGTAAAACTATTCGTATTACATTCCGACAAACCATCAATCAAAGCTTTAAGACTCTGCTTTTACCAATGGCGGATATTAAAAGTGACGAAATTTTGCAACAGTACCCGAAAGCTCGTATTTATTTAGGGAAGACTTTAGCAAAAGAAGCTGAAGAGAAAGTTTATCAAAACAAACGCCTCTCAGATGCTATTGATAAGAAAATTGCTAATTTCAATCAATCTGTCTCTTCTATTAATGGTTGCTTGTCAGCGATGCAACTGTATGATTACTTATTGCCTGTAATCGATTCAACAGAGGCTGAAATAGTTGATAGTGTATCCTTTGCAAATATTGAAGATGCGAAGGCTGTAGAAGCTTAA